The Pyxidicoccus sp. MSG2 DNA segment TTACCGCCGGCGGCCAGCTCCACCATGCTGCTGACGCCCGGCACGTCGACGGAGAGGACGCGGGCCACCTCCCTCAAGCGGCCGTACACCTCGCCGGTGGCGGCGTAGCTGTCCAGCAGCGTGCGCGCGCCCAGGTAGTCATGCGGGTTGGACTGGTAGAGGCTCTCCGCCAGCACCGCGCGCACCGCCGGGTCTCTTTCGCTGCGCCACGCGGTGCGCAGGAAGCCGATGTTGCGTTGGTCTCGCTGCCTGCCCAGGTCCAGGTACGTCTTGATGCGGGCGGCCACGTCGTTGATGGCTCCGGCCGGACGGCCGTTGTCGGCCAGCGCGGCCACCGCGTTGGACGGCCCCAGGCTGGAGCCGGTGGCGGCCACCGCCGCGCCCAGCGCGTCCAGGCCGGCGACGATGGGGCCGGCGCGGCCCGCGAAGTCGTTGGCGATGATGGAGAAGGTGAAGCGCTCACCGCCCGCGCTCGTCACGTAGCCGCTGAGCGCGGAGACGCTCTCCAGCGTGCCCGTCTTCGCGCGCAGCTTGCCCACCGCGTCGCTGCCCTCGAAGCGGTACTTCAGCGTGCCGTCCTTGCCGGCAATCGGCACGGAGGACATGTACTCGGGCGCGAAGGGGAAGCGCTCGTACATGTAGCGAAGCAGCCGGTTGAGCTGCGCGGTGGAGAAACGGTTGGCGTCGTTGAGGCCGCTGCCGTTCTTCATCACGTAGGTGCCGCGGGAGATGCCCACCTCGCGCTCGAGGAACTGCTCCACCACCTCCACGCCCTTGGTGAAGGAACCCGGCGTGCCCTTGACCTCCGCGCCCATCGTCTTGAGGAGCTGCTCGGCGACGAAGTTGCTGGAGAGCTTGTTGAGGCGCTTGAGGATGACGTCGAACGTGTCCGACTGGGACACGTACAGCATCTTCGCCTTGGAGGGCGTCAGGCCGACCTTGACCTTGCCCTTCATCTTCACGCCCCGGGTGGTCAACATCTGCTTGAGCGTCTGCCCGTAGTACATGGGCGGGTTGTCGATCTTCTTCCAGACGCTGACGGCACCACCGCGCTCGCTGGGAAGCTGGCCGCGCACGACAATCTTCTGCACCGGGCCGGACGGGTCGGACGTCACGGACACGCGGCGCGCGCGCGCCGAGCCCGTGCTGAGCTGGTTCTCCACGACGAAGTAGTCGCTGGGCGGCTCCATCTCCACCGTGCCCTTGGCACCGGGGGCGTTGCCGGGGCGCAGGTAGATGGCGGCCGCGTTCCAGTTGAGGCTCAGCGCGCCGGTGGGCGCCATGTACGCGCGGTCCGAGTCCTCCTGGTCATAGCCGGGCGGCGTGCGCTCGGCGTCGAACCAGGAGTCGTCCACGACAATCTCGCCCACCTCGCGCACGCCGGCGTGCCACAGCTCGGCGACGACGCCCCAGAGGCGCTCGGACGTCATGGATGGATCGCCCTTGCCGCGCACGTAGAGCGTCTTGACCTTGCCGTCCGCGCCCAGCTCCGGGTCCACGAGGAACTCGGTGTCGTAGCGGAACTCGGGCCCGAGCGACGCGAGCGCCGCCGCGGACGTGACGAGCTTCACGTTGGACGCCGGGTTGAGCAGTTCGTCTGCGTTGTGGCTGAACACGATGGCGCCGTCGTCCAGGCTCTGCATCTGGACGCCCACGCGACTCGCCTTCAACGGCGAGCGCTGGAGCACCTCCATCAACGCCTGCTTCAACGCCTCACGGTCCGCGCGCTTTTCCGCGGATGGAGGCGCCGACCATGCGGCGCTCGGGAGTGTCAGGAAAATGATGGCTGCTGCGGCCAAGTAGGGGCTGGCTCGATGGACCTGCACACTCTCTCCGGGGAAGTCGCTGGCCATTATGCGGAAGGGGGTGAAAGCCCGGCAAGGGAGAGAGGCAGCGGGAGTCCACGGTTGGGCGCTCGCTCTACCACCAGGCAGCAAGCGAGTACCTGGCATGTGGACTTCTTTTCACTGCCTCACTCTGAGAGTCCGAGACTGCACGGGCGAAGAATGGCCTTTCCCCCTGACATCCGACCTGTAACCGTGTGACGGACAGGTTCCGAAGGATGCCCCCTCTCCCCACCCGGGCCCTCATGCGCGGCCTCCGCGGTCGCTTCGTGCCGTGCCTGCTCGCCCTGTTCGGGACGGTGGGGTGCCGGGCGGAATCGCCCGTGGACGGCATCACGGTGCTGCTGGAGTCGCCGCCGGACAGCCTGGACGACCGCTTCGCTTTGACGGCCAACGGTCAGCGGCTGGCGGCGCTCATCACCCCGGGGCTCCTGGCCTTCGACGACGCGAGCCAGCCGGTGCCGGTGCTGGCCGAGTCCTTCCGCGAGGTGTCCCCCACCCTCATGGAGTTCACGCTCCGCCCGGGCCTCACCTTCCATGACGGCACCGCGCTCACGGCCGAGGACGTGAAGGCCACCTTCGACGGGCTGCGGGACGCGAAGGTCCGCAGTCCCCGCGCGGAGCGGTACGCGGCGCTGAAGTGGGTGGAGGCGGTGGACGCGCGCACCGTGCGCTTCCACCTGGAGCGTCCCTACGCGCCGCTGCTGGCGGAGCTGTCCGCTGGAATCATCCCCTCGGAGCGGACGGGCGCGGACAGCGTGGCGGCACAGGGCGAGCACCCGGTGGGCGCGGGGCCCTTCCGCTTCGAGTCGCATCCGGATGAGGAGCACCTCACGCTGGTGCCCTTCGAGGGCTGGTACGCGGGAGCGCCCTCCCTGCCCCGGCTGCGCTTCCGCGTGGTGCGCGACGAGACGACGCGGGTGCTGGAGTTGCTCAAGGGACGCGCGGACCTGGCGGTCAACGTGGTGTCTCCCGCGGTGCTGCCGGTGCTGCGGCGCGAGCCCCACCTGCGCGTGCTGTCGCGCCCGGGGACGGGCTTCGCGTACGTGGGCCTCAACCTGCGTGAGGGGCCGCTGGCGGACGTGCGGGTGCGGCGAGCGCTGTGCCACCTGATGGATGTGGGGCCGGTGGTGGAGCACAAGCTGAACGGGCTGGCGCGGCCTTCCCAGGGACTGCTGCCTCGCGCGAACTGGGCGTGGGCACCGTCGGCCGGGTGCCCGTATTCGCCCGAGGAGTCCGCGCGGTTGCTCGATGAGGCCGGGTATCCGGACCCGGATGGGCCAGGCGGCAGGCCGCGACTCACGCTGTCCTTGAAGACGAGCACGGACCGGCTGCGCCGCGCGGTGGGGCTGGTGCTGAAGGAGCAGCTCGCTCGCGGTGGTGTGCAGGTGGAGGTGCGGGCGCTGGAGTTCGGCACGTTCTTCGACGACGTGCGCAGGGGACGGTTCGAGCTGTTCACCCTCAAGTGGGCGTCCGTCATGGAGCCGGACCTGCTGCGGGGCGCGTTCCACTCGATGAACATCCCCACGGCGGAGAACCACTGGGGTGGGTTCAACCGGGGTGGCCTTCGCGACGCGGCGCTGGACTCGATTCTGGAGGAGGCGGCTCGCGCGCCGCGTGAGGAGCGCAAGGCCCTGTATGCGGAAGCGCAGCGGCGACTGGATGCGCTGATGCCGATTCTTCCGCTGTGGCACGAGGACAGCGTGGCCGTGGTGTCCACGCGGCTGGAGGGCTTCGAGCCCAGTGCGCATGGCCTGCTCACTCCGCTGGCCCGCGCGCGGCTGGCACCGGGCGCGCGCGAGGGCGTACCGTGAGGCGGCGGCTCGACTCCGAGGCGACAGCACACGTGGGCACCGTCCCCGTGAGGGAGGCCACTTCGTGAGGCGGCGCATCGGGTCCGCTGCGGTGGCGCTGGTGGGCGCGCTGCTCCTCGTGTCGCTCTTCCTGCATCTCGTTCCGGGAGACCCGGTGGACGTCATGCTCGGAGAGCAGGCTACCGAGGTGGACCGCGAGGCCCTGCGGCGCGCCGTGGGTCTGGACCTGCCGTGGTACTCGCAGCTCGGCGTCTTCTCGCGGCAGCTCGTCACCGGGGAGCTGCGCACGTCGCTGCCGCCCTTCCAGCGCAAGGTGCTGCCAGCCATTGGCACGGCGCTGCCGTACACGCTGGTGCTCACCGTCGCGTCCATGCTCATCGCGCTGGCACTGGCCCTCCCGCTGGGCGTGGCGGCCGCGGCACGACGCGGCACGACGGTGGATGCGGTCGCCATGGGCACCTCGGTAGCGGGAGTGGCGCTGCCGCGCTTCTGGCTCGGCCCCGTGCTCATCATCGTCTTCGCGCTGAAGCTGGACTGGTTGCCCGTCTCGGGCGCGGAGTCGTGGCGGCACCTGGTGCTGCCCGCTCTCACGCTGGGCACCGCGCTGGCCGCGTTCCTCGCGCGGATGACTCGCGCCTCCATGCTCGATGCGCTGCGCGAGGACTACGTCACCGTCGCCCGCGCCAAGGGCCTGTCCCCGCGCGTGGTGCTGTGGAAGCACGCCTTCCGCAATGCACTGCTGCCGCTGCTCACCGTGCTGGGCCTGGAGTTCGGCACGCTGCTGGGCGGCGCCATCGTCACCGAGAAGGTCTTCGCGTGGCCGGGCATGGGCACCCTGCTGCTCATCGCGATCGAGAAGCGCGACTACAACACCGTGCGTGCCACGGTGCTGGTGTTCACGCTCTGCTACGTGGCCGTCAACACGCTCACGGACGCGGCCTACGCCCGGGTGGACCCACGCGTGCGGAGGCGCGAGTGAGCCACGTCACGCGCGGCTCGGCGGCCGACACCCGGCTCACCCACCGGGTGTGCTCTCGCGTGCGGAGGCGCGAGTGAGCCGCTTCCGCCTGTCCTCCTGGGGTGGCCGCTTCGGGCTCGCCGTGGCCGCGCTGTGGGTCCTCACCGCGCTCTTCGCCCCACTGCTCGCGCCGTACGCGCCGGACCGGGTGGACCTGCCCTCCGAGCTGGCACCTCCCGGCGCCGCGCACGTGCTGGGCGCGGGGGAGAACGGCATCGACGTGCTCACCCACGTGCTGTACGGGGCCCGCGTGTCGCTGCTCGTCTCCGTGTTCGCGGTGGTGCTGTCCGGACTGGTGGGCGTGACACTGGGAGGCATCGCCGGCTACGCGGGCGGCTGGGTGGACGAGGTGCTGATGCGCATCGTCGACGTGCTGCTCGCCTTCCCTGGAATGCTCCTCGCGCTGTTCATCACCGCAGTGCTCGGCCCCAGCCTCGCCAACGTCGTCTTCGCCCTCTCCTTCACCGGGTGGACGGGCTACGCGCGGCTGGCACGCGGGCAGGTGCTCACCCTGCGCGAGCGCGAGTACGTGCAGGCCGCGCGCGCCCTGGGCAGCGGGCCCGGACGCATCCTCTTCCACCACCTGCTGCCCAACGCCGCGGGGCCGCTCCTGGTGCAGGCCACCTTCGCGCTGCCGGGCGCGATTCTGGCCGAGGCCTCGCTGAGCTTCCTCGGCCTCGGCGTCCCACCCGGCACGCCGTCCTGGGGCGCACTCGTGGACCAGGGCACGCAGTACCTCCTCGTCGCCCCGCATGTGGCCCTCTTCCCCGGCGCGGCCCTGGCCCTCACCGTGCTGGGCTTCAACCTGCTCGGGGACGCGCTGAGGGATGCGCTGGACCCGCGCCACCTGGAGCGATAACGGAAGGGATTTGGACGGCCGGCCATGGCGCCCGGCCCGGGAGAACAGTTCGATGCGAGCCGTGGTGCAGCGAGTGCTGGAGGCGTCGGTGACGGTGGAGGGCCAGCGCGTGAGTGAAATCGGCCCGGGCCTGCTCGTGCTGCTGGGCGTGGGCAAGGGCGACACCGAGGCGGACGTGGCGTGGATGGCGGAGAAGCTCGCCACCCTGCGCATCTTCGAGGACGCCGCCGGGAAGATGAACCTCTCCCTCGAGGACACCTCGAAGCAGCTCATTGTCGTCAGCCAGTTCACCCTCTACGGCAACGCCCAGAAGGGCCGGCGCCCCAGCTTCATCGACGCCATGGAGCCCACCGTCGCCAAGGCCCTCTACGAGCGCGCCTGCGAGTTGCTCCGCCAGCGCGGCCTCACCGTGGGCACCGGCGTCTTCGCCGCCGACATGAAGGTGGCGCTCGTCAACGACGGGCCCGTCACCATCCTCCTGGAGAGCCCCGGCCCCGCCGCACCGAAGCCCGCCTAGATTCGGACGCCGGAGCTCTTCGTCACCATCGCGGCCAGGCCCTGCTTCGCCAGCGCGGCGTTCCTCACGTGCGCCGTGAGCGCACCCAATTCGCGCATCCAGTTGGCCGCGCGCGGCCCCAGCCCGGAGAAGGCCACCGTCAGGGGCGGCGGCAGGGCCACCTTCCCCATCCAGTAGGCCAGCACCTCGTCCTTCTCCGGCAGCGAGGACAGCTTCATCCGCTCCTGCTCTCGCGCGAGCAACCGCTCCAGCTTGCGCGGCAGGTTCACCTGCCAGTGCGCCACCATCCGCGACGGGCGCCAGGCCCAGTCCGCGAAGGCGAAGCGCCCGCCCGGGAAGTACTCCCCGCGCCCCTGGGTGCTGAAGACGCGGTCCGGGGGAAACTCCGGGAAGGGCTCCCACTGCCCCGCCAGCAGCGAGGCCAGCCCCATGTCGGCCATGGGCCGGAAGCGGATGCCGTCCCGCACCTCGCGCGCCCCGCGCGCGTCCCAGTACGGATAGCCCGGCTCCTCCAGCATCAGCGCCAGGTGCAGCGCCTCGTCCCAGACGTCCGCGTAGCCGGCCTGCACGCCGCCCACCTCCCAGCCCGCCGGGCCCTCCTGCCAGAGCAGGAAGATGAGCCGGTCCATCAGCTCCGCCCAGGGCTCCGCGTCCACCCCGCCCAGGCCTCCGGGCACCGCCGTGGACAGCATGCGCTCGCAAAGCACGCGGGCCTGGGGGTCCCCCAGCCCGTCGAGCAGGGCCTCCAGCGCACCCGGAGCATCCGCCATGGCACGGGTGAGGAACGGCAGCACCTGCTCGTGGAAGAACCGATCGTTGATCGGCCTCAGGACGACGTCCATGTTGCTCCCCCCGGAGAAAGCCTCAGGGCCGTGCGTCTTCCTGGATGATGAGGGCGTGGATGTCCGCGGCCGTGGGCGCCTCGAGGATGGCGGTCCGGAAGCGCGGGTTCTTGAAGAGCCGGGAGATGCGGGCCAGCGCCTTGAGGTGCACGCCCGCGCTGTTCTCCGGCGCCACCAGCGCGAAGAACAGGTGGGTGGGCCGCCCGTCGATGGCCTCGAAGTCCACCCCCGCGCGGGACACGCCGAAGGCGGCCTGGAGCTGGGCCATGCCCGGCAGCTTGCCGTGCGGAATGGCCACCCCCTCGCCAATGCCGGTGCTGCCCAGCTTCTCCCGCTCGCGCAGCACCTCCACCAGGCGGTCCGCGGGGAGCGCCGGGTGGGCGCGCACCAGCGTGGCGCTCAGCTCGCGCAACACCTCCGGCTTCGTCCGCGACTGCATGTCGGCGATGACGGCTTGGGGGCTGAGGAACTCGGCGATTCTCACTGACGCTCCCGCGCTGGCGCTCCTGATGGCCGCAATTACTCCTCGCCCTTCCATAGCGCAAG contains these protein-coding regions:
- a CDS encoding ABC transporter permease produces the protein MSRFRLSSWGGRFGLAVAALWVLTALFAPLLAPYAPDRVDLPSELAPPGAAHVLGAGENGIDVLTHVLYGARVSLLVSVFAVVLSGLVGVTLGGIAGYAGGWVDEVLMRIVDVLLAFPGMLLALFITAVLGPSLANVVFALSFTGWTGYARLARGQVLTLREREYVQAARALGSGPGRILFHHLLPNAAGPLLVQATFALPGAILAEASLSFLGLGVPPGTPSWGALVDQGTQYLLVAPHVALFPGAALALTVLGFNLLGDALRDALDPRHLER
- the dacB gene encoding D-alanyl-D-alanine carboxypeptidase/D-alanyl-D-alanine-endopeptidase; this translates as MQVHRASPYLAAAAIIFLTLPSAAWSAPPSAEKRADREALKQALMEVLQRSPLKASRVGVQMQSLDDGAIVFSHNADELLNPASNVKLVTSAAALASLGPEFRYDTEFLVDPELGADGKVKTLYVRGKGDPSMTSERLWGVVAELWHAGVREVGEIVVDDSWFDAERTPPGYDQEDSDRAYMAPTGALSLNWNAAAIYLRPGNAPGAKGTVEMEPPSDYFVVENQLSTGSARARRVSVTSDPSGPVQKIVVRGQLPSERGGAVSVWKKIDNPPMYYGQTLKQMLTTRGVKMKGKVKVGLTPSKAKMLYVSQSDTFDVILKRLNKLSSNFVAEQLLKTMGAEVKGTPGSFTKGVEVVEQFLEREVGISRGTYVMKNGSGLNDANRFSTAQLNRLLRYMYERFPFAPEYMSSVPIAGKDGTLKYRFEGSDAVGKLRAKTGTLESVSALSGYVTSAGGERFTFSIIANDFAGRAGPIVAGLDALGAAVAATGSSLGPSNAVAALADNGRPAGAINDVAARIKTYLDLGRQRDQRNIGFLRTAWRSERDPAVRAVLAESLYQSNPHDYLGARTLLDSYAATGEVYGRLREVARVLSVDVPGVSSMVELAAGGNTEALARVLELAGATGADVQSQQEMSEALGEVARTAPEELVVALRGANAGDREASTTLLARALVQAGQADHPFWKSLRRTLGASDPQLAAFAKGLDSTLSQKVAEAKAPPKDGLTPVNVVAPAGNAPRPGNPPESRTAETRPGG
- the dtd gene encoding D-aminoacyl-tRNA deacylase produces the protein MRAVVQRVLEASVTVEGQRVSEIGPGLLVLLGVGKGDTEADVAWMAEKLATLRIFEDAAGKMNLSLEDTSKQLIVVSQFTLYGNAQKGRRPSFIDAMEPTVAKALYERACELLRQRGLTVGTGVFAADMKVALVNDGPVTILLESPGPAAPKPA
- a CDS encoding ABC transporter substrate-binding protein translates to MPPLPTRALMRGLRGRFVPCLLALFGTVGCRAESPVDGITVLLESPPDSLDDRFALTANGQRLAALITPGLLAFDDASQPVPVLAESFREVSPTLMEFTLRPGLTFHDGTALTAEDVKATFDGLRDAKVRSPRAERYAALKWVEAVDARTVRFHLERPYAPLLAELSAGIIPSERTGADSVAAQGEHPVGAGPFRFESHPDEEHLTLVPFEGWYAGAPSLPRLRFRVVRDETTRVLELLKGRADLAVNVVSPAVLPVLRREPHLRVLSRPGTGFAYVGLNLREGPLADVRVRRALCHLMDVGPVVEHKLNGLARPSQGLLPRANWAWAPSAGCPYSPEESARLLDEAGYPDPDGPGGRPRLTLSLKTSTDRLRRAVGLVLKEQLARGGVQVEVRALEFGTFFDDVRRGRFELFTLKWASVMEPDLLRGAFHSMNIPTAENHWGGFNRGGLRDAALDSILEEAARAPREERKALYAEAQRRLDALMPILPLWHEDSVAVVSTRLEGFEPSAHGLLTPLARARLAPGAREGVP
- a CDS encoding ABC transporter permease, which codes for MRRRIGSAAVALVGALLLVSLFLHLVPGDPVDVMLGEQATEVDREALRRAVGLDLPWYSQLGVFSRQLVTGELRTSLPPFQRKVLPAIGTALPYTLVLTVASMLIALALALPLGVAAAARRGTTVDAVAMGTSVAGVALPRFWLGPVLIIVFALKLDWLPVSGAESWRHLVLPALTLGTALAAFLARMTRASMLDALREDYVTVARAKGLSPRVVLWKHAFRNALLPLLTVLGLEFGTLLGGAIVTEKVFAWPGMGTLLLIAIEKRDYNTVRATVLVFTLCYVAVNTLTDAAYARVDPRVRRRE
- a CDS encoding PTS sugar transporter subunit IIA, whose product is MRIAEFLSPQAVIADMQSRTKPEVLRELSATLVRAHPALPADRLVEVLREREKLGSTGIGEGVAIPHGKLPGMAQLQAAFGVSRAGVDFEAIDGRPTHLFFALVAPENSAGVHLKALARISRLFKNPRFRTAILEAPTAADIHALIIQEDARP